One Candidatus Omnitrophota bacterium DNA window includes the following coding sequences:
- a CDS encoding response regulator — MNRKKRILIAEDERNVLKMTKARLEFEGYDVVTAEDGEEAIAQASSAVPIHLILLDIKLPKLNGYEVCRRLKTDAATKKIPVVIFTASESQLQHLANRCIEVGAADWVRKPFRSAELMAKIRRVLGEEGSGDA, encoded by the coding sequence ATGAACCGGAAGAAGCGCATTCTCATTGCGGAAGATGAGCGGAACGTGCTGAAGATGACAAAGGCCCGCCTGGAGTTTGAAGGCTACGATGTCGTCACCGCGGAGGACGGCGAGGAGGCCATCGCGCAGGCGTCCTCTGCCGTGCCGATCCATCTGATCTTGCTCGATATCAAGTTGCCGAAGCTGAATGGCTATGAGGTGTGCCGCCGCCTGAAGACCGATGCGGCCACCAAGAAGATTCCGGTCGTCATTTTCACGGCGTCCGAGAGCCAGCTGCAGCATTTGGCCAACCGCTGCATTGAGGTGGGTGCTGCCGACTGGGTGAGGAAACCGTTTCGGTCGGCGGAGCTGATGGCGAAGATTCGTCGCGTGCTCGGAGAGGAGGGATCGGGTGATGCCTGA